In Hydrogenoanaerobacterium saccharovorans, a single window of DNA contains:
- a CDS encoding ROK family transcriptional regulator yields the protein MRNNASNVSTLKNDNRALIFSLLRKQPMSRAQLSAETNLTKSAVTMITATLIQEGQLKEVGTSDTQIGRKPILLDIVKNYRYAVGVSLHRKRLIVSITDLGSNLIDSEESYTAQYQNSSTALRWICDTIQLLLCRNKISYNNVIGIGISSPGPLDYQTGTILMPPNFSLFHNCAIVSRMKQEFDLPILLENNSVLLAVTEYFCGSMGNYRNSMFVTIADGIGSCILQDGHIYRGFAGYAGELGHTSIDCAGELCSCGNRGCLELYATMAALKSRFGFDDYKKLVDEAYAGNNDAMKVIDYQATRLVCSFIGSINMFDLDSVILYGEFNYRPQLLFSKLNEMIDRQCMIRKAHSVEVLPSQLGTDAAAISSTSAVLNRYFEQQL from the coding sequence TTGAGAAACAATGCTTCCAACGTGAGCACTTTAAAAAACGACAATCGGGCTCTGATTTTTAGCCTGCTAAGAAAACAGCCGATGTCTCGTGCCCAGCTTTCGGCAGAAACCAATCTGACAAAGTCGGCTGTTACGATGATTACTGCCACCTTGATACAAGAAGGACAATTGAAAGAGGTTGGAACCAGCGACACACAAATAGGCCGAAAGCCGATTTTATTGGATATTGTGAAAAATTACCGATATGCGGTAGGTGTTTCGCTGCACAGAAAGCGGTTGATTGTTTCGATTACCGACCTTGGCTCGAACTTGATTGATTCTGAAGAAAGCTACACCGCTCAATATCAAAACAGCAGTACTGCTTTGAGGTGGATTTGCGATACCATACAATTACTGTTGTGCAGAAATAAAATCTCTTATAACAATGTCATTGGCATTGGCATTAGCAGCCCCGGCCCGCTTGATTACCAAACCGGTACGATTTTAATGCCCCCCAATTTTAGTTTATTTCATAACTGTGCCATTGTCAGCCGGATGAAACAAGAATTTGACCTGCCTATACTGCTGGAAAACAACTCGGTACTGCTTGCTGTTACCGAATATTTTTGTGGTTCGATGGGCAATTACCGCAACTCGATGTTTGTTACCATTGCAGACGGCATCGGCTCGTGCATACTGCAAGACGGGCATATTTACCGCGGTTTTGCAGGGTATGCAGGGGAACTTGGGCACACCAGTATTGATTGCGCAGGCGAGCTTTGCTCTTGCGGTAACCGCGGTTGTTTGGAGCTGTACGCCACCATGGCAGCACTGAAAAGCCGGTTTGGATTTGACGATTATAAAAAGCTGGTGGATGAGGCTTATGCCGGTAACAACGATGCGATGAAAGTCATCGATTATCAGGCAACCAGACTTGTTTGTTCGTTTATTGGTTCAATTAATATGTTTGACTTGGATTCGGTAATACTATATGGCGAGTTCAATTACCGCCCGCAGCTGCTGTTTTCGAAACTAAACGAGATGATAGACCGACAATGCATGATTCGAAAAGCACATTCGGTTGAGGTACTGCCTTCACAGCTGGGCACAGACGCCGCTGCCATATCCAGCACCTCAGCGGTTCTCAACCGTTATTTTGAACAACAACTGTAA
- a CDS encoding glycyl-radical enzyme activating protein yields the protein MKIKLFQKGFNYSQDGPGNRLVYHLQGCNMRCQWCSNPEGIPAVPPLMVLSDHLLSEICPYGAIQNGKLNRSFCEGCTARDCVTTHKNTSLVCRCETVEVDELVEEAKRSAPMFFDNGGVTLTGGEVTLQFDAAKELLTKLKQAGIHTAIESNASHPRFCELFPVIDYLIMDFKHYDDAKHKQYTGITCRKNIKNLHQALDSGKLMSVRIPLINGFNASPEDMDGFIECIKGHHSDNATFEILSYHEYGKDKWEQCGFTYAMKDAHVSADTVKQFEQKLNANGFHVIRT from the coding sequence ATGAAAATAAAGCTGTTTCAAAAAGGATTTAACTATTCACAGGACGGCCCCGGTAACCGGTTGGTTTACCACTTGCAGGGCTGCAATATGCGCTGCCAATGGTGTTCCAATCCAGAAGGAATCCCGGCAGTTCCGCCTTTAATGGTACTGAGCGACCACTTGCTTTCTGAAATATGCCCCTACGGTGCTATTCAAAACGGCAAACTGAACCGCAGTTTTTGCGAAGGCTGTACTGCGCGTGATTGTGTTACGACACATAAAAACACCTCACTGGTATGCAGGTGCGAAACCGTAGAAGTAGATGAACTTGTGGAAGAGGCAAAACGCAGCGCCCCTATGTTTTTTGATAACGGCGGGGTTACGCTTACAGGCGGAGAAGTTACCCTGCAATTTGATGCTGCAAAAGAGCTGCTCACCAAGCTAAAACAGGCGGGCATCCATACAGCAATCGAGAGTAATGCCTCGCACCCCCGTTTTTGTGAGTTGTTTCCCGTCATCGATTATTTGATTATGGATTTCAAACACTATGATGATGCAAAGCACAAGCAGTACACAGGCATCACATGCCGGAAAAACATTAAAAATTTGCATCAGGCACTCGATTCCGGCAAGTTGATGAGCGTTCGCATTCCGCTTATCAACGGCTTTAATGCTTCCCCCGAGGATATGGACGGTTTTATTGAATGCATAAAAGGGCACCACAGCGACAATGCCACTTTTGAGATTTTAAGTTACCACGAATACGGCAAAGATAAATGGGAACAGTGTGGTTTTACCTATGCGATGAAAGACGCACATGTATCCGCTGATACCGTTAAACAATTTGAACAAAAACTAAATGCGAACGGATTTCATGTAATCCGCACTTAA
- a CDS encoding pyruvate formate lyase family protein gives MSIQNLYTPEKITQKAKDLFQEEHAKKRLDGWFYIKEIQKNCTTKYSDCPLELKAAEMLREVAKALPISISEHAIFAGTQSDSFARSYALINPTFEVESFAGYCDPTAVFNDIEPNDEITRDRIEAMREHDKKSAYVKALDDTYNPVKKYTGEVAFFIEQVTGHVIADFRPALAHGVNALIAQVDEKLKTVSDETRRTNYQAIRIALESVLILAGRYADCADELAKTADETRKAELKLMADTLRKVPANGANNLYEAIQSFILLWQVMCMEQSPNPFAFSVGNADRIFEPYRAKEDLNRATTAALLKHLLVFYNVGDRSWAISQNLMAGGKANDGTDLTNPTTYALFDAYYDMNLPQPILSVKLHKNTPAELYAEMGRFFFTPGCLTPSLFNDDSMFEVLRANGVEECDLQDYSIAGCQEPLIMGRDNGNTTNSWLNLAKVLELTLNSGVSTVTGAEIGSVHKMADPVSLLLNIRPLFYENLEFYVDKMVEAANSASKAVSLLPVPFLSALMGGIESGYDMRDTEHQGTKYNGSGCLIHGLSVVADSFAAIDRLLAERPQDAQRLIHALKNNFEGDEELRQYLLTCPKYGNNIEKVDLEAKEISNKVSDLISSKKNYLGNPFRPDYATPSTHLLYGYWVGATPDGRPAREMLGYGIDPLYGDAQSGLGFRTLSNMRLPFIKMNGGYASHFGIDPKYFKTKTYEEKGVEFKNRVIAPLFFNSANQELAPFYLYVNVTTPEILRKVMENPKKYAPSGVYIMRIHGTFVNFLDLSPAIQNDIIKRLDLQSTSL, from the coding sequence ATGAGCATCCAAAACCTGTACACACCCGAAAAAATCACACAAAAGGCAAAGGATTTGTTTCAAGAAGAACATGCAAAAAAACGTTTGGACGGTTGGTTCTACATCAAAGAGATTCAAAAAAACTGCACCACCAAATACAGCGATTGTCCGCTTGAATTAAAAGCCGCCGAGATGCTGCGCGAGGTTGCCAAAGCCCTGCCCATCAGCATCAGCGAACATGCCATTTTTGCAGGCACACAAAGCGATTCTTTTGCACGCAGTTATGCTCTTATCAACCCCACCTTTGAGGTGGAATCGTTTGCAGGATACTGTGACCCCACTGCCGTATTCAATGATATCGAGCCCAACGATGAGATTACCCGCGATAGAATAGAGGCGATGCGTGAGCACGATAAAAAAAGTGCCTACGTAAAAGCATTGGATGACACCTATAATCCCGTAAAAAAATACACAGGTGAGGTTGCCTTTTTTATCGAGCAGGTAACCGGTCACGTCATAGCCGATTTCCGTCCTGCACTGGCACATGGTGTCAATGCATTGATTGCTCAGGTAGACGAAAAACTCAAAACTGTATCGGATGAAACCCGCCGCACCAATTATCAGGCTATCCGAATTGCACTCGAGTCGGTTCTCATTCTTGCCGGGCGCTATGCCGACTGTGCCGACGAGCTGGCAAAAACCGCCGACGAAACCCGCAAAGCCGAGTTAAAACTGATGGCAGATACGCTGCGCAAAGTACCGGCAAACGGTGCAAATAATTTGTATGAGGCAATCCAAAGCTTCATCCTGCTGTGGCAGGTCATGTGCATGGAGCAGTCGCCCAACCCATTTGCATTCTCGGTTGGCAATGCAGACCGCATTTTTGAACCTTACCGTGCAAAAGAAGATTTGAACCGCGCTACCACCGCTGCCCTGCTCAAACATCTGTTGGTGTTCTACAATGTAGGCGACCGCAGCTGGGCAATTTCTCAAAACCTGATGGCAGGCGGCAAAGCAAACGACGGTACAGACCTTACCAACCCCACAACTTATGCCTTGTTTGACGCTTACTACGATATGAACCTGCCGCAGCCGATCCTTTCGGTAAAACTGCATAAAAATACCCCTGCCGAATTGTATGCCGAAATGGGCAGATTCTTCTTTACTCCCGGTTGCCTTACTCCGTCGTTGTTTAACGATGACTCGATGTTCGAGGTATTGCGTGCAAACGGCGTTGAAGAATGCGATTTGCAGGATTACTCCATTGCAGGATGTCAGGAGCCGCTAATTATGGGGCGCGACAACGGCAACACCACCAACAGCTGGCTCAACCTTGCTAAAGTTCTTGAGCTTACTTTGAACAGCGGTGTTTCCACTGTTACCGGTGCCGAAATCGGTTCGGTGCATAAAATGGCAGACCCTGTTTCACTTTTACTCAATATCCGCCCCTTGTTTTACGAGAATCTCGAATTCTACGTAGATAAGATGGTAGAGGCGGCAAATAGTGCATCCAAAGCGGTTTCTCTGCTGCCGGTACCCTTTCTCAGTGCGCTGATGGGCGGCATCGAAAGCGGATACGATATGCGTGATACCGAACATCAGGGCACCAAATACAACGGCAGTGGCTGTCTCATCCACGGGCTTTCTGTTGTTGCCGATTCTTTTGCAGCCATTGACCGTTTGCTTGCAGAACGCCCGCAAGATGCACAGCGTCTCATCCATGCGCTTAAAAACAACTTTGAGGGCGATGAAGAACTGCGCCAGTATCTGCTCACCTGCCCCAAATACGGCAATAATATCGAAAAAGTCGACCTTGAGGCGAAAGAAATCTCAAACAAAGTATCCGATCTTATTTCTTCCAAGAAAAACTATTTAGGCAACCCTTTCCGCCCCGACTATGCAACCCCGTCCACCCATTTGCTGTACGGCTACTGGGTAGGCGCTACGCCTGACGGACGCCCTGCACGTGAAATGCTCGGTTATGGTATCGACCCGCTTTACGGTGATGCTCAATCCGGTTTGGGCTTCCGTACGCTTTCTAACATGCGTTTGCCCTTTATTAAAATGAACGGCGGCTACGCTTCACACTTTGGTATCGACCCCAAATATTTTAAAACCAAAACGTACGAAGAAAAGGGCGTCGAATTTAAAAACCGCGTCATTGCACCGCTGTTCTTCAATTCAGCCAACCAAGAGCTTGCCCCTTTCTACCTGTATGTTAACGTTACAACACCCGAAATTTTGCGTAAGGTTATGGAAAACCCCAAGAAATATGCGCCCAGCGGAGTATATATTATGAGGATTCATGGAACCTTTGTAAACTTCCTCGACCTGTCGCCCGCCATTCAAAATGATATCATCAAACGGCTGGATTTGCAGTCGACCTCGCTGTAA
- a CDS encoding sedoheptulokinase, whose translation MRVIGLDIGTTTICASVIDSANGEVLTSRTTANDAFLAAAQPWEKLQDPAMILARCEQLIAELTKEYAPIGAIGVTGQMHGIVYVDESGNAVSPLYIWQDGRGDREYQNGESYAAYLSRKTGYKLATGFGSVTHFCNEKAGNVPQAAMQFCTIPDYVAMHLAGQTTPLVHSTNAASLGLFDLENACFDRAAIESAGMNFAQYPHVTSGYDLLGKTANGIPVAVPIGDNQASFIGSVRDRNQSILVNVGTGSQISYLADRLIATATMETRPCDAECFLLVGSSLCGGRAYAILKNFYEELIQQAGCQCDHLYAVMERLAENYHQLENNLNVSTRFSGTRENPEQRGSITNIGIDNLTPQHLTAGVLQGIVDELYTMYAGSAAIQKSVPSFLVGSGNGIRQNKVLQKMFEERFGMQVQIPVHTEEAAYGAALFAMVSVGCYSTLSQAQQIIKYQ comes from the coding sequence ATGCGTGTGATTGGACTTGATATCGGAACCACCACCATTTGTGCATCGGTGATCGATTCGGCAAACGGGGAGGTGCTTACTTCACGTACAACGGCAAACGATGCCTTTCTTGCCGCGGCGCAACCGTGGGAGAAATTGCAAGATCCCGCTATGATTTTGGCAAGATGCGAACAGCTGATTGCCGAATTGACAAAAGAGTATGCTCCTATCGGCGCCATTGGCGTTACAGGGCAGATGCACGGTATTGTGTATGTGGACGAAAGCGGCAACGCGGTAAGCCCACTGTACATCTGGCAGGACGGCAGGGGAGACCGTGAATACCAAAACGGTGAAAGTTACGCAGCCTACTTGTCGCGTAAAACAGGTTACAAGCTTGCGACAGGGTTTGGTTCGGTTACCCACTTTTGCAACGAAAAAGCGGGCAATGTTCCGCAAGCGGCAATGCAGTTTTGCACCATCCCCGATTATGTTGCAATGCACCTAGCCGGGCAAACAACCCCATTGGTGCATAGTACCAATGCTGCAAGCTTAGGTTTGTTTGATTTGGAAAATGCGTGTTTTGACCGCGCCGCCATTGAAAGTGCAGGGATGAATTTTGCACAGTACCCGCATGTAACAAGCGGGTACGATTTGCTCGGTAAAACCGCCAATGGTATCCCTGTTGCGGTACCTATCGGCGACAATCAGGCAAGTTTTATCGGCTCGGTACGTGATCGAAACCAAAGCATTTTGGTTAATGTAGGTACAGGCAGCCAGATTTCCTATCTGGCTGACCGCCTCATAGCCACTGCTACAATGGAAACTCGCCCTTGCGATGCAGAATGCTTTTTGCTTGTCGGCTCGTCTTTGTGCGGCGGAAGAGCGTACGCGATACTCAAAAACTTTTACGAAGAACTGATTCAGCAGGCGGGCTGTCAATGCGATCATCTTTACGCTGTAATGGAGCGCCTTGCAGAGAACTATCATCAGCTTGAAAACAACCTCAATGTTTCTACCAGATTCAGCGGCACGCGTGAAAACCCCGAACAACGCGGCAGCATCACCAATATTGGTATCGACAATCTTACTCCTCAGCATCTTACAGCGGGCGTATTGCAGGGGATAGTCGATGAACTTTACACCATGTATGCCGGTTCTGCTGCCATCCAAAAATCGGTTCCAAGCTTTTTGGTAGGCTCAGGCAACGGTATCCGCCAAAACAAGGTGCTGCAAAAGATGTTTGAAGAGCGGTTTGGTATGCAGGTGCAAATCCCTGTACACACCGAAGAAGCCGCCTACGGTGCAGCGCTGTTTGCAATGGTGAGTGTCGGCTGCTATTCCACACTTTCGCAAGCACAGCAGATTATAAAATATCAATGA
- a CDS encoding class I mannose-6-phosphate isomerase, producing the protein MNSKQYKQLAENPIFFERNRVFRVYQGGKLFHDFFGDEDKDGNLPEEWIASDVKALNQNSSDPHEGISRIRGTDVYLDELIKAERARLLGDREDFGILVKALDSAIRLPIQAHPDKAFSRKYFSSDYGKAESWLILATRENAKIYFGFKNEVTEQEFLSAIERSETDKKAMEELLNEIPVHKGDVFLVPAKVVHAIGYGCLILEIQEPTDFTVQPEAWCGDYHLSDFEKYLGLSQADALKCFDYTIYGDKAEQLGRKHPRIVKQTSAVTSEVLIGAEDTPCFSVHRHRITKGNMLLEQAPCVYIVTEGEGCIKKGDYKQNLKKGDYFFLPFAAKGMCHVETEQELELVECLPPKKEG; encoded by the coding sequence TTGAACTCAAAACAATACAAACAACTAGCCGAAAATCCCATTTTTTTTGAACGTAACAGAGTATTCCGCGTTTACCAAGGCGGAAAACTGTTCCACGATTTTTTTGGTGACGAGGACAAAGACGGCAACCTGCCTGAGGAATGGATTGCGTCGGATGTAAAGGCACTCAACCAAAACAGCAGCGACCCGCATGAGGGTATTAGCCGCATCCGAGGTACCGATGTTTATCTGGATGAACTCATAAAAGCCGAGCGCGCTCGTTTGTTGGGCGACCGCGAAGATTTTGGTATTTTGGTAAAAGCGCTCGACAGTGCGATCCGTCTGCCTATTCAAGCGCACCCCGACAAGGCATTTTCACGTAAATATTTTTCGTCCGATTACGGCAAAGCGGAGTCTTGGCTCATTCTTGCTACCCGCGAAAATGCAAAAATCTACTTTGGTTTTAAAAACGAAGTTACAGAGCAGGAGTTCCTCTCTGCAATCGAGCGCAGCGAAACCGACAAAAAAGCAATGGAAGAATTGCTGAACGAAATCCCCGTCCACAAGGGCGATGTGTTTTTGGTGCCCGCCAAAGTGGTGCATGCCATTGGCTACGGCTGCCTGATACTCGAGATTCAAGAGCCTACCGATTTTACCGTTCAGCCCGAGGCTTGGTGCGGTGATTATCACTTAAGCGATTTTGAAAAATACCTAGGTTTATCGCAGGCAGATGCTCTTAAATGCTTTGATTACACGATTTACGGCGATAAAGCCGAGCAACTTGGCAGAAAACATCCCCGCATTGTAAAACAAACTTCTGCGGTTACATCAGAGGTGCTCATTGGTGCAGAGGATACCCCCTGCTTTTCGGTTCACCGCCATCGCATAACAAAAGGGAATATGCTGCTTGAGCAGGCACCCTGTGTTTACATAGTAACAGAGGGCGAAGGCTGCATCAAAAAAGGCGATTATAAGCAAAACTTAAAAAAAGGCGACTATTTCTTCTTGCCTTTTGCTGCAAAAGGGATGTGCCATGTAGAAACAGAGCAAGAGCTTGAACTCGTTGAATGCTTGCCGCCAAAGAAAGAGGGATAA
- a CDS encoding DUF4432 family protein, with the protein MRNPYIGHESQLAGFYRFTYSEGALRGLEAVEVYNQTGLRFTILLGRGMDIGYASYKGQSLTQISKCGFTSAVYFQNGGKEWQHAFGAGLLTTCGLSNVGPGSEENGEIYGIHGRYSSLSAEQVSLNRYTLEDDEVLEVSGVIRQAEIFGENFEVIRTIRTYCSQNKIEVADTITNQAFEPMPLMLMYHCNFGYPLLSENAVLKFDSKVSTARDSAAQVGYDDMKTIQPPRLGFEEQVYFHSGVQCAELCSAEFGVRLSWNDDELPCMTQWNMFGCGDYVLGLEPGNCYPIGRSEYLQSNDAEYLAAGASKTTALLFEII; encoded by the coding sequence TTGAGGAATCCGTATATCGGGCACGAAAGCCAACTTGCGGGCTTTTACCGCTTTACCTACAGCGAAGGTGCGCTGCGGGGTTTGGAGGCAGTTGAAGTTTACAACCAAACCGGGCTTCGTTTTACCATTTTGCTTGGCAGAGGTATGGATATTGGCTATGCCAGTTACAAAGGGCAGTCGCTCACCCAAATCAGTAAATGCGGCTTTACTTCTGCTGTGTATTTTCAAAACGGCGGCAAAGAGTGGCAGCACGCTTTTGGTGCAGGGCTGCTTACCACCTGCGGGCTGAGCAACGTCGGCCCCGGCAGTGAGGAAAACGGTGAAATCTATGGCATTCACGGGCGATATTCTTCTTTGAGTGCAGAGCAGGTGAGCCTCAATCGCTATACTCTCGAGGATGACGAGGTGTTGGAAGTAAGCGGCGTTATTCGTCAGGCAGAAATATTCGGCGAAAACTTCGAGGTTATCAGAACCATCCGCACCTACTGCAGCCAAAATAAAATAGAAGTAGCCGATACCATCACCAACCAAGCGTTTGAACCCATGCCGCTTATGCTGATGTACCACTGCAATTTTGGGTACCCGTTGCTAAGTGAAAATGCCGTGCTCAAGTTTGATTCAAAAGTCAGCACGGCACGAGATTCCGCCGCACAGGTCGGCTATGATGATATGAAAACCATTCAACCGCCCCGCTTGGGTTTTGAAGAACAGGTTTATTTTCACAGCGGTGTGCAATGCGCAGAGCTTTGCTCGGCAGAATTTGGTGTAAGGCTCAGTTGGAATGACGATGAATTGCCTTGCATGACGCAGTGGAATATGTTTGGCTGCGGTGATTATGTGCTTGGGCTGGAACCGGGCAATTGTTATCCCATAGGGCGCAGCGAATATTTGCAAAGCAACGATGCAGAATATCTGGCTGCTGGTGCATCAAAAACTACCGCATTATTATTCGAAATTATATAA
- a CDS encoding sugar ABC transporter ATP-binding protein: MEQYLVELSGITKSFPGVKALKGVNLTLKSGEVVALLGENGAGKSTLMKILSGVYTKDEGSIQIKGQEVTIAGPKEAEQHGIAIIHQELNLCKHLTVAENIFLTREETKFGVLNDRVINKKAKELLDTLNLDLEPTTKVGELSISKQQMVEICKALSVNADIIIMDEPTSALTEKEIEDLFVIIRRLKEQGKGIIYISHRLEELKHIVDRVTILRDGEYITTMDFADTTLQQIIGHMVGREIKDKFPRVECPVGDVVFEVKNLSAPSGVKDVSFEARKGEIIAFAGLMGAGRTELVRALFGADKKTSGHVFIKGKEVQIKSPRDAIAAGLYCVPEDRKKDGLCIKMTVAENIALPNMDLVTKRGVTSKGEEKALAERIRESLKIKTPSIHQQVKNLSGGNQQKIVVGKWLAKDANVIIFDEPTRGIDVAAKVEIYNIMNELKQAGICVIYVSSELPEVLGLSDRVLVMCNGRLKASLETKNTSQEEILHYATQYDVMEEVKQ, encoded by the coding sequence ATGGAACAATATCTGGTTGAACTTAGCGGCATTACAAAAAGCTTTCCCGGTGTTAAGGCGTTAAAAGGCGTAAACCTAACACTGAAATCGGGCGAAGTTGTCGCATTGCTTGGCGAAAACGGCGCAGGCAAATCCACGCTGATGAAAATTCTTTCGGGTGTTTACACGAAAGATGAAGGGTCCATTCAGATAAAGGGGCAAGAAGTTACAATTGCAGGGCCAAAGGAAGCAGAACAGCATGGAATTGCAATTATTCACCAAGAACTGAACCTTTGTAAGCACCTTACAGTTGCAGAAAATATTTTTCTAACACGTGAGGAGACAAAATTTGGTGTACTAAACGACAGAGTAATTAATAAAAAAGCAAAAGAACTTTTGGATACTTTGAATTTGGATCTTGAACCGACTACAAAAGTAGGCGAACTTTCCATATCCAAACAGCAGATGGTAGAAATCTGCAAAGCGCTTTCTGTCAATGCAGATATCATCATTATGGATGAACCAACCTCGGCGCTGACCGAAAAAGAAATCGAAGATTTGTTTGTTATCATTCGCAGGCTCAAAGAACAAGGCAAAGGCATCATCTACATTTCGCACAGGCTCGAAGAGCTCAAGCATATTGTAGATCGTGTTACCATCCTGCGCGACGGTGAATACATCACAACGATGGACTTTGCCGACACCACTTTGCAGCAAATCATCGGCCATATGGTAGGCAGAGAGATTAAAGACAAATTCCCCAGAGTAGAATGCCCTGTGGGAGATGTTGTGTTCGAGGTAAAAAACCTGAGCGCACCCAGCGGAGTGAAGGACGTCAGCTTTGAAGCAAGAAAAGGCGAAATCATCGCTTTTGCAGGGTTGATGGGCGCAGGCCGTACCGAACTTGTTCGGGCACTGTTTGGTGCTGATAAAAAAACAAGCGGACATGTTTTTATTAAGGGCAAAGAAGTCCAAATCAAATCCCCGCGAGATGCAATTGCGGCAGGGCTGTATTGTGTGCCGGAAGACCGTAAAAAAGATGGTTTGTGCATTAAAATGACCGTTGCTGAAAATATTGCATTGCCCAATATGGATTTGGTTACAAAACGCGGCGTTACCAGTAAAGGCGAAGAAAAAGCTCTTGCAGAGCGCATTCGAGAAAGCCTAAAAATAAAAACACCGTCCATCCATCAGCAGGTAAAAAACCTTTCTGGTGGTAACCAGCAAAAAATCGTTGTAGGCAAGTGGCTTGCAAAAGATGCGAATGTCATTATATTTGACGAACCCACAAGAGGTATTGACGTTGCAGCTAAGGTTGAGATTTACAATATTATGAACGAGCTAAAACAAGCAGGCATTTGTGTAATATATGTCTCATCCGAACTTCCCGAGGTACTGGGCTTGTCCGACAGAGTGCTGGTTATGTGTAACGGCAGGCTGAAAGCGAGCCTAGAAACTAAAAACACTTCGCAGGAAGAGATTCTGCACTATGCAACACAATATGATGTAATGGAGGAAGTCAAGCAATGA